The Chloroflexota bacterium DNA segment TAGAAGACCTCATTACCTCGATGGATCAGGCCGGCGTTGATCAAGCAGTTGTCTGCGGATTCGGCTGGGCTGACCCCGGACTCTGCCGGGAACACAATGACTATATCTCGCAGGCCATAAATCTTTATCCAGAGCGTCTCTTCGGATTTGCCTCTGTGCAGGTAAAGGAGGGTGCCCGAGCCGTCAGCGAGATCGAACGCTGCCTGGGCGCTGGGATGTGTGGAATTGGCGAGCTTAACCCAGATGGACAAAGTTTCCAATGGGACGACGAGATAACCATCAGGCCGGTTGTGGAGGCAGCCATCGCCCATAATCTACTGCTTCTCACCCATACCAGTGAACCCATCGGTCATTGCTATCCTGGCAAAGGCACGGTATCTTTGCAATCGCTGTACTACCTGGCAAGATGTTTCCCAGAGCTGTGTTTAGTATGTTGCCATTGGGGTGGGGGGCTCCCCTTCTACGAGTTGATGCCCGAAGTTGCTGAAGTGACTCGAAACGTCTATTATGATACCGCCGCCTCTCCGCTTCTCTACGACTGGCGCATCTTCCCTATTGTTATTTCACTCGTGGGCGCTTCGAAAATCCTCTTCGGCAGCGACTTCCCCTTGCTCAGTCAACAAGGTTTTATCAACCAGATACGTCGCCTTAACCTCGCTCCTGTGGACCTTGAGGCCATCTTAGAGAGAAATGCCAAAAGAATCCTTCCCCCACCTCGTCTCAGCAACCACCCAGGGCATAAATCATCTGGAGGGAAGCGATGATGAAAGCTGGCGAGATGTTCCGTACCTTCATCGCCATCGAATTGCCCCCAGAGATCAGGATGGAAATGGCCGAGGTTCAAAATTGGCTTCGGGCAGAAGCGGCCAAACGAAGGTACGATATAGCCAGGGCTATCCGTTGGGTTGACCCAGACGCTATCCATCTGACCCTAAAATTTTTGGGCGATGTAGCCGCTCACATGGTGCCCCAGATCGAACAGGAACTGCGTCAGGCCGTTGGTGAGCACAGCAGTTTCACCTTACGTTTAGGGAAGCTGGGTGTGTTTCCTCATCCGAAGCGACCACGCGTTCTCTGGGTGGGGCTGGAGGGCGACCTGCCACAACTAGTGGCCCTCCAGGCGCAAGTAGACAATGTTTTAGGAAAATTGGGTTTTTCTCAAGAGAAACGGCCATTCAGTCCTCACCTAACCCTTGGGCGGGTAAGAGAGAGCGTCGATCCTAAGACGCAGGAATCCATCGGTGAGGTAGTCGAGTTCGCCCCTGTACCCATCCCGGCCACGTTCGTCGTCGAATCCATAGCCGTTATGCGCAGCCAACTTAGGCCAACTGGTCCTCTCTATAGCCGAATGGCTGAGATCCCATTGTTGGGTTGCGATTAATCATTATCTTTTTGGATAATCAATTCTATGGATTTAAAATGCCTCCGAAAACCGTTTCAACTCCTTGTAACGGAAAACGGGTCCGTCCAGGCAGACGTATTTCGGACCTATATTGCAGTGACCACACTTGCCGATGCCACATTTCATATGCCGTTCGAGAGTCAATAGTAGGGCTTCTTCAGAGAAACCCATCTCGAGTAGCTCCTTTATCACAAAACGGAACATGATGGCCGGTCCACAGACTATAGCGACAGAGTTATCCGCTAAGATCGACGCTTTGTCGAACAAGGTAGTGACTACCCCGACATGGCCTTGCCAGTCTCCTGAACTGACGTCTACCGTTACCAGCACCTCTGAATCATCCATATCCGCCCATATCTTAAGCTCGTCCCGGAAGAGCAGGTCAGCTGGGGTTCGTGCTCCATATAAGATAGTTACTTTTCTGAAGTCCATCCGGTTGGCAAACACTGTCCAAATTAGCGATCTCAAAGGGGCTAACCCCAGTCCTCCACCCACGAAAACTAGATTTTTATCTTTCATCTCCTCGACGGGGAATCCATTCCCGAAGGGACCCCTGATACCGATGACATCGTTATCACTAAGCCAGTGCAGCACCCCAGTCACTCTTCCCACTCTTCTCACACATAATTCAAGGTATCCCATCTCTCCGGGGGCAGATGCTATTGAGAGGGGTGATTCGCCATACCCAAGAAGGCATAGCTCTATAAACTGTCCAGGCCTGTACTGAAACTCCCTCTTATACCGCTCACCCTCGATACATAAACCAAATGTCTTAGTATCGTAAGTTTCCTCCCTTACCATCCTGATTACCGCTGGATAAGGTGCATATAGATTTCTCATGTCTATCGCTCACCTACTACGGATCGGAATACTTGTTCCCAGTCTATGTGGCACAACGCAGTCTCAGTACATCTGCCACACCCTACACACTGGAGTATACTAAATCTCTCTACAAAGTAATCCCATTTATGATAGAATCGTTGCTTTATTCTTGCTTCCTTACTATCCCTTGGGTTTATACCCCCCGCCATTCTAGTAAAACCTGGAAGGAGACAACAGTCCCAGCACCGCAGCCTGCTACCCTCTTTGTTGTGTACCCTATCAACGACATCAAAGCAGTAGCAAGTAGGGCACAGGTAGGTACAGCCCCCACACTCCATGCACCTCTCCCCTAGTTGCGCCCACCGGCCATCGTTGAAGCAAGCCTCCATCTTTCGTGTCACCTCCCCAGGATCGGCAGGCCTGGTAAAAAGATTTTTCGCTTGTTCAACTACCTGCTCCTTCTTCCTCTGACTTTGCTCACTTGCCTTCCGAAACAGGCCTGACCCCTTATCAACTAGCTCCATGCCCATTTCCGAACCAACCTCCACAAAGTAGAAAGCATCGAGCTCCGTAAGAAGGACATCAAAACCACCTGACAAGGTAGGACCTGCCCCAGTGAGGCCACAAAAGCACCTCGCTGCCGGCCTACTGCAGTTAAGGGCCACTAAAGTGCTCCTCTCCCTCTGCAAGAGATAATACTCGTCCCTTTGGTCCCCACCGAGGACATTATCCAGAATAAATAGGGCATGCACGTCACAGGGACGCATGCCGAAAATTACTCTCTCCTCCTGTTTTTTCTCCGGAAATACTATATCAAAGCCACTCTTTCCGATGGTAAAACTAAACATAGTTTCACTAGGCGGCAAGAAAAATTCCTTTGGTGGCATCAGCGTATTTTCATAGTCAAGAGCGATGTGATTAGTAGCTGATAGAGAATTGAAGACAACTTCTCCTTGTATCCTCACCGGTGCAATGACCTCATACTCTCCTCTCAAGATCTCGAGCCACTGCAGCACTTTTTGCTTGTCCAGCTCCCATGCCAAAGCCACTTTAATCACTCCTTTCTAAGGCAATGGCACAGACCTTATACTCGGGTATTTTTGCCATTGGATCCAGGGCAGGATTGGTTAGCATGTTGGCCGCCGCTTCCCCAAAATTGAAGGGCATAAATACGGTCTTTGGTGGCACCTTCTCGGTGACGAAGGCCTTGGTAATGATTTGCCCCCTCCTTGATGAGACTTTAACTTTGCCTCCGTGTCGTATATTCAGTTCTTTAGCATCAGCAGGGTTAATCTCGATATAACCCTCCGGAGCCTCCCTGTTCAAGGCCTCTGATCTCCCGGTCATTGTCCGACTATGGAAATGATAATGGATTCTACCCGTAGTGAATACAAATGGATACTGCTCATCTGATATTTCCGCAGGAGGTAGATAGTCCACAGCATGGAACTTGCCTTTCCCTCGAGCGAAGGTATTCTTGTGAAGATACTTTGTGCCGGGATGATCCGGCGTAGGACAAGGCCACTGCAACCCAAAATCATCCAGCCGGTCATAGCGAATCCCGCCATATATTGGGGCGAGGGTAGATACCTCCTCCATTATCGCCTCAGGTGAGTTATAGCACATATCATAGCTCATCCTGCGAGCAACGTCACAGATGATGTCCCAATCAGGTCGAGTAGCCCCTATGGGGGCTATAGCTTTTCGTACTCTCTGGACCCGCCTCTCAGTGCTAGTAAAGGTACCGTCCTTCTCGGCAAAGCTACAAGCTGGCAATATCACGTCAGCAAGCTCAGCTGTCTCACTAAGAAAGATATCTTGCACCACCAGAAAATCTAGACTCTCAAGAGCGCGTTTCACCTGATTTATGTTGGGGTCGCTTACCATCGGATTTTCACCCATAATATACATCGCCTTGATTTTCCTCTCTACCGCTGCATCCATCATCTCAACCACCGTCAAGCCTACATTAGCTGGCAGTCTTATTCTCCATACCTGTTCAAATTTTTGCCTCGCTATCTCGTCAGCTACACGCTGATATCCGGCGTAAAAATTGGGTAAGGCTCCCATATCACAAGCCCCCTGGACATTCTGATGCCCTCGCAGCGGATTTACACCGGTTCCCTCCCTACCCACATGGCCACA contains these protein-coding regions:
- a CDS encoding amidohydrolase family protein, whose translation is MRIPLIVDFHTHIFPPEVRASREKYLKRDAWFRQLYSSPRARLASLEDLITSMDQAGVDQAVVCGFGWADPGLCREHNDYISQAINLYPERLFGFASVQVKEGARAVSEIERCLGAGMCGIGELNPDGQSFQWDDEITIRPVVEAAIAHNLLLLTHTSEPIGHCYPGKGTVSLQSLYYLARCFPELCLVCCHWGGGLPFYELMPEVAEVTRNVYYDTAASPLLYDWRIFPIVISLVGASKILFGSDFPLLSQQGFINQIRRLNLAPVDLEAILERNAKRILPPPRLSNHPGHKSSGGKR
- the thpR gene encoding RNA 2',3'-cyclic phosphodiesterase, which produces MMKAGEMFRTFIAIELPPEIRMEMAEVQNWLRAEAAKRRYDIARAIRWVDPDAIHLTLKFLGDVAAHMVPQIEQELRQAVGEHSSFTLRLGKLGVFPHPKRPRVLWVGLEGDLPQLVALQAQVDNVLGKLGFSQEKRPFSPHLTLGRVRESVDPKTQESIGEVVEFAPVPIPATFVVESIAVMRSQLRPTGPLYSRMAEIPLLGCD
- a CDS encoding FAD/NAD(P)-binding protein; this encodes MVREETYDTKTFGLCIEGERYKREFQYRPGQFIELCLLGYGESPLSIASAPGEMGYLELCVRRVGRVTGVLHWLSDNDVIGIRGPFGNGFPVEEMKDKNLVFVGGGLGLAPLRSLIWTVFANRMDFRKVTILYGARTPADLLFRDELKIWADMDDSEVLVTVDVSSGDWQGHVGVVTTLFDKASILADNSVAIVCGPAIMFRFVIKELLEMGFSEEALLLTLERHMKCGIGKCGHCNIGPKYVCLDGPVFRYKELKRFSEAF
- a CDS encoding 4Fe-4S dicluster domain-containing protein; its protein translation is MALAWELDKQKVLQWLEILRGEYEVIAPVRIQGEVVFNSLSATNHIALDYENTLMPPKEFFLPPSETMFSFTIGKSGFDIVFPEKKQEERVIFGMRPCDVHALFILDNVLGGDQRDEYYLLQRERSTLVALNCSRPAARCFCGLTGAGPTLSGGFDVLLTELDAFYFVEVGSEMGMELVDKGSGLFRKASEQSQRKKEQVVEQAKNLFTRPADPGEVTRKMEACFNDGRWAQLGERCMECGGCTYLCPTCYCFDVVDRVHNKEGSRLRCWDCCLLPGFTRMAGGINPRDSKEARIKQRFYHKWDYFVERFSILQCVGCGRCTETALCHIDWEQVFRSVVGER
- the fdhF gene encoding formate dehydrogenase subunit alpha, producing the protein MSVEKVLTTCVYCGTGCGLYLCVDRGKVMGIAPSRAHPVSQGRLCLKGWNAHQFVHHPQRLTDPLIKRNGTFAKASWDEALDLVAERLTEIKQRYGSDSLGVLSSAKCTNEENFVMMKFARAVLGTNNVDHCARLCHASTLTGLVKAFGSGAMTNSIAEIKDANVIFIIGSNTTEQHPVIAADILRAVDNGSKLVIIDPRVIHLSQFADMHLRLRPGTDVALMNGLMNVIIEEGLHNSSFIEERVEDFGELRSILQKYKVDDVAQITGVPVDDLRAAARLYARAEKATILYCMGITQHTTGTDNVLACANLAMLCGHVGREGTGVNPLRGHQNVQGACDMGALPNFYAGYQRVADEIARQKFEQVWRIRLPANVGLTVVEMMDAAVERKIKAMYIMGENPMVSDPNINQVKRALESLDFLVVQDIFLSETAELADVILPACSFAEKDGTFTSTERRVQRVRKAIAPIGATRPDWDIICDVARRMSYDMCYNSPEAIMEEVSTLAPIYGGIRYDRLDDFGLQWPCPTPDHPGTKYLHKNTFARGKGKFHAVDYLPPAEISDEQYPFVFTTGRIHYHFHSRTMTGRSEALNREAPEGYIEINPADAKELNIRHGGKVKVSSRRGQIITKAFVTEKVPPKTVFMPFNFGEAAANMLTNPALDPMAKIPEYKVCAIALERSD